In a single window of the Magnolia sinica isolate HGM2019 chromosome 7, MsV1, whole genome shotgun sequence genome:
- the LOC131252026 gene encoding uncharacterized protein LOC131252026, whose protein sequence is MRQDWAEEARVGFKQSKLANQCNYRYKIYAEGYAWSVSLKYIIACGSLSLIIHPQYKDFLSRGLMPRKNYWPISPTNLCPSIKFAVDWGNEHPLEVPSSLLSNLQHILLHLASSCF, encoded by the exons ATGCGTCAA GATTGGGCTGAAGAAGCAAGAGTAGGTTTCAAGCAGTCCAAACTGGCAAATCAATGTAATTATCG GTATAAAATATACGCTGAAGGATATGCATGGTCAgtgagtttaaaatatataatCGCATGTGGTTCTCTTTCACTAATAATACATCCACAGTACAAGGATTTCCTCAGCCGGGGTCTTATGCCCAGAAAAAACTATTGGCCCATTAGTCCCACCAACCTTTGTCCATCTATCAAGTTTGCTGTTGACTGGGGCAATGAGCATCCATTGGAGGTACCCTCTTCCCTCCTCTCCAACCTTCAACATATTCTTCTTCATCTTGCCTCATCATGTTTTTGA